A genomic stretch from Mycobacterium paraterrae includes:
- a CDS encoding pyridoxamine 5'-phosphate oxidase family protein: MGTKPAKKVDFQRLGDVLGDFRFAYLITVGDDYRIHTVTVEPELRERVLHVGLIGDRTRTNVETHGAVTLLWPPSDPDDYSLIVDGQAVVVDMDGAAVLHVVPTRALLHRNAEGSAETIHDCVVLAQQ; this comes from the coding sequence ATGGGCACCAAACCGGCAAAGAAGGTGGACTTCCAGCGCCTGGGCGACGTGTTGGGTGACTTCCGGTTCGCCTATCTGATCACCGTCGGCGACGACTACCGGATACACACCGTCACCGTCGAACCCGAACTGCGCGAACGGGTGTTGCACGTCGGGCTCATCGGCGACCGCACCCGCACGAACGTCGAAACCCACGGTGCCGTCACACTGCTGTGGCCGCCGAGCGATCCCGACGACTACTCGCTGATCGTCGACGGTCAGGCCGTGGTCGTCGACATGGACGGAGCTGCGGTACTTCACGTTGTGCCGACGCGCGCACTCCTGCATCGCAACGCCGAAGGGTCCGCAGAGACCATCCACGACTGCGTGGTGCTGGCCCAGCAGTAG